The Ruminococcaceae bacterium BL-4 region ATGTTCTGGATGTTGTTGTTCTGTGCAGCAGTTTCTTTATTCTTCAGAGAAAAGATTTTACCGTCACCCTTAAAAAGCACATCGCCCTCCCCGGCATTACAATCGCGATAATGGGGCAGGTATGGTTCTTTACCCTCATTTATGTAATATTTCATGACTTCAGACAAATAAAAATTTTGCACCAGTGCGTCACTCATGGCCCCTCTCGCGGCAACCTCCGGTGATGACCATCTTGTCAGATAGCAAACAAAGCCGGTATCGTAAAAGTACAGCTCTGGCGTCTTTATTGGGCTCTCTCCGTCGGAATGCGGGTATATCAGGAACACGATGCCTAATTTCTCTAAAATATTGATCCAGCTTTTGCAGGTAGACTGGTCAATGTCCGCATAGACAGCGATGGATTCATAGTCAATATGCTGTGAAACGCGGACGGCGGCAGCGGTGATAAAGCGGACAAATTTCAGTACCCACACGGTCCCGGAGGTAACCCGGATGTCACGTTCCACATAGTTGGAGAGATAAGAAGAATAGTAAATATTGCGATCGCCGACCTGCCCACTGCTGGGCATACAGCCGTTCCAAATCCGTTGGAAAAGTTCCGCTGTAGTCATAGACTGAAGCTTATTGCCCGTTTTAAAGTTTGACGCACACTCCTCGCTAATTATTTCATGCTGAGACAAAGGTAACATGTGCAGCAAAGCAACGCACCCTGCCAGTGATTCCTGCACACTCCGCATTAGGCAGAATATCTGAGAACCAATCAGCCAAAAATCTCCAGGGTTAGGCTTCTTGTCAATTTGAATTTTTATATAAGCAAACAGTTCCGGCGCGTACTGAATCTCATCAATCACCACAGGAGGCTTGTAAAGTTGCAAAAACTTTTTTGGGTCTGTTTTTGCCATTTTCCGCGCGTGCAAATCATCGAGCGACACATATTTACGCCCTGCACTCTCGCGTTCAGCCAGTACGCGGAGCATGGTTGTTTTTCCCACCTGACTTGGTCCTGTTAACAGAATCACAGGCCAGGATTTGCTGAGTTCCAGCACTCGCGCTTCTATCTGTCGCTTGATGTATTTCATGACACACCTCCATTTCAGTTTAGGTAAAAGATGTGCAGTTTGTTCTTAATATTAAAGCACACGGTAACATTATCTTTTTCTAAACAGAATACCGGTCTGATTGTTCCTTGATAATTTGTTTCAACCATAGGTACCGCATTAAAAAGTGGGATTTATAGTCGATTAACTTTAAAAATCCCCCATCTTTGGTCTAACTTTCCGTACCGCGTGTTATCCTCCTCGCCAGCCGCACAAAGTCTGCCTTCGTCGTCCGCTTTGCATCATGAAAAGCATCGATTAATAATGCGGATGTACATATTACATACCGTATCAAGGCGGCCTTAATATATTCAGAACATCTTCGTTAGCACCTCCGGTCGAAACAAAGCCGTTAAAATAGAAATGCTCAAATTCTCTGCCTGCGGATTCTCCTCCTGTATTTCTAAAGAAGAAGCTCCAGAAAACATAGGATACTTTTCCCTTTTATTTGACAAATTCACTATATCAAGTAATACTGTACATTTTCTGAACATTTTCTGGACGTTTTCTGGACATTTCGTATGAGTGTCCGCTTTACTGTGTACTTTGCTGGCTCAGCAAAGTTTCCAATAGCCCAAATAAAAAGGAGGGCGCTTCCCCGTGCAATTGCACGAAGAAGTGCCTCCCCTTTTTCACATTGTAAACATGCTAAATATTGTTACTCTTGAATACCACCATTAACAGTATTGTACTTTACCAAAATAACTATAATTTAGACCCCTTATTGAACAACTCCTGCATGTTAGGACTTGGCTTAATTCCAAGCTCGTCTCGGTAAAGCGCTTTGACTTCCCCATTTTCGATTGCCATAAATGCATTTGTATCTATGAATATACCTGATAGTTCCATCCTATATTTTCCGTTTTGAAAAATAAAAACGAATTTGATGTTTTCCTTCAGCAGCTTCTTTTTTACCTTATAAACTATTTTTCTCCTGATGAAGTCTCGTGGTATTTTTTTGAGCCTCCAAAAAACGCCACGAGACTTTTCCAAAAGTACCTCAGGTTTGAATTTCCACAGCAACGCTATCTCATTGTGCGCTTACGAACCATATCCAACCGTTCGGAAGGCAACAGAGCAGACACTTATCGGAAATGTTCAGAAAATGTCCAGTATCGGCTGATACAATATAGGTGGAGAATCTGAGCTCAAATGTTCTGCTTGACATGTAGACATGGGAGATTTGCTGCCGCAGGAAGAGTAGATTTCCACGGCCAAAACAAAGCGAAACAGACAACATTTTGGTTGTCATGCCCATTTTTCCTGATAAGGCTCATCGGATGCGGTACTGCTTCGGAATCGTTCTTTTCAATTTGTAGCAATTCTTCTAAAAACAAAAGACAATTAAAGAAAAACGTATTTTAGTACAGGAGGACAGTTTTGTTAAAAAAAATTAAATTTTGGGTTACCTTGTTGTTGGTATGTCTAATTGGAATAAGCATTCCTAAAATGGTTTCTTTTGCGGCGAGTGATCCGACAGCAGTATATTCCAAGGAATATACAATAGAAAATCTGTTAAGCGACTATCAGTATGTTTCTAAAACAGATTTAACCGTCGCTAATCATACCGTTGGAGCCATCGCATGCGGAGGAAATGCCGCCATAAGTAATTTCGGTGATGGGGCCATTGCAGCTTCCTATTTTCATAATATCGATGCTATCGGGAATTACGCGGCAGGAAGCTATTTTTCCGGCTCTTTGGAATATGGGGGATATGCTGGGCTGCCAGCATATTATAAGACTGCCGCCAGTGGAGTTTCAACAAATGTGCTGACCCAATATACAGGCACGGGAGAATATATTGATTTTAACAGCGCCTTTACAGACATCTTAAGTGAATCCAATAGCCTTGCGACCGCATCAGATGCGTATACCGTTACCGAAAGTGATATTACGGGCGATCAATATAGCGGATATACATTGAACCTTCCCCCCTTCTCTAATTACAAAAACATTGTAATACCGAAATCCATATATGATAAAGTCAATTATATTAAGATGGGCGCTTTTTCATCTGCAGACGATGCCCGGGAATA contains the following coding sequences:
- a CDS encoding Signal peptidase I (modular protein), which gives rise to MKYIKRQIEARVLELSKSWPVILLTGPSQVGKTTMLRVLAERESAGRKYVSLDDLHARKMAKTDPKKFLQLYKPPVVIDEIQYAPELFAYIKIQIDKKPNPGDFWLIGSQIFCLMRSVQESLAGCVALLHMLPLSQHEIISEECASNFKTGNKLQSMTTAELFQRIWNGCMPSSGQVGDRNIYYSSYLSNYVERDIRVTSGTVWVLKFVRFITAAAVRVSQHIDYESIAVYADIDQSTCKSWINILEKLGIVFLIYPHSDGESPIKTPELYFYDTGFVCYLTRWSSPEVAARGAMSDALVQNFYLSEVMKYYINEGKEPYLPHYRDCNAGEGDVLFKGDGKIFSLKNKETAAQNNNIQNIGAIDNLQTTIIPTEKVNSPPSIPLLDQKKNTCKNLRFRTLGRIVEILVVVAAVTVLLVTSFLPVLQVSGNSMRPTLSDGNILVLLRTGGGYKSGDICGLYWENKLLLKRVIALPGSYVDIDEDGNVSVDGVPLDEPYLTQKSIGECDIEFPYQVPDGKLFVMGDSRVDSIDSRSSSVGCIDEDKVLGIALLRVWPLSELRWMR
- a CDS encoding protein of unknown function (Evidence 5 : Unknown function); translation: MELSGIFIDTNAFMAIENGEVKALYRDELGIKPSPNMQELFNKGSKL